The region CACCATCTTTTTCAGCGTCCTTAAACACAGTGTGGTGATAAGTATATGTGCTAAAAGGGAAATAATTTCCTTGTAACTAAAACTCTAAAGTAACTAACTCATCTGCACAAGGGGCTTTTGTTGAGGGTTTAGCAGCCGTGGCAGTTCTTTGAGTTGAAATGACAGATTTAATCTCCACAGCTTTCTCAAAATGATCACTAATATATATCTATTTTCTTAACATGGTCCTGATAGTCCTTGATAAGTGTTAGCTGAATGGACAGTCTCATTTGCTTTCTGTTTGCAGGTGCGCTCCATGGACGAGCTGAACCATGACTTCCAGGCTCTCGCTCTTGAGGGACGCGCTATGGGAGAGGTGAGACAAGAGTTGATGAATCAGGGTCACTTATTGTGAAGAAGATGGTGACCTCAGCCAATAATGAAGCATTGAGGCTGGTTGCTCATGTTTGCACTTCTAAATTTAGGTTGAAATGAGTGCTTCTGATGAGGGCAGACGCCGTGGATCAACACTGCGACATTAAACCGCCTGCCCTGTATTTTGTAGCTTGGGCATTTGGCTGAATAGAAACATGATTGATTACCGGGAGTGAGTCAAACTTGAATAGCAGGAAAtccaagaggaaaaaaaaatagaaatggatCAGTTGCTTATGAGCTAAAAGCGGTGTTGGGTTGTATTTTTTGAGACTGAAAAGCTCTGAAAGCCGAGAAGAGATTGAGCAGAGATGCTTATTAATTCGAGCTCGTTGGACCGGctgttatttgttttgtattttgcactcAGTAAGTCTGTTAATGTTGGGCCAGTGCCTGCAGTTAGTTTTGGCTTGCTTGATTACTGTTTTGCTGCTATACACTGTAATATATCAGTAGTGAGAGTGACTATTAAAAGCTTACAAAAATGACTCtgtaatctttgttttttaactatAAATGGATTTTTTTGCCCCCTCTAGCCAGAAGATGCACATCAGATTAGTTtcaaaagttttttgtttttttttactgtgaaaaaaagaaaactatcaCTGGGTGTAATAAAAACCGAGGAGAGATGAAGATAAACAACTGAACTGCTGATAAGGTGCAAGAATTTCTTTTGAATCCAAGCATGAAGCTGTTCCCAGCAGGAACATCGAGCTCCTGTTTGTTCCTCTACGctagtttttgttgctgcagaagcagtttatgtttttgattGACTCATCCAGTTAGAATGACctgttcttgtttgttttttcgggGGGGTTCAGTCAAGGGTCGAAGTACAGATGTTGCTGGAAACACAAGAACGGACtgtttgcagcaacaaaaaaagaagtttgcCATCTACTCAGAGCTCTGCTTGTACAAACTTCCTGTTCTGTATGGATTGATTTTTAGTTTGCCTGTTCTCCCATCTGCCAGCAATATCTGTGTAACCTCATCATTTCTTTTGCCACCTGTTTCATTTCTTCATTGTCTTGTGTCTCTGCAGCAGCTGCTAACTGGTAAGAAGTTCTGGGAAACAGATGACTCTGGGAAGGATGGACCAAAGGGGATCTTCCTGGACCAGTGGAGGGACAGTGCATGGGGGGCTTCAGGTATTTGCCGTCCTGGGTTCTGTTTGTGCCATGGCTGTAGGGAGAAGGTTGGAGTGAatgcattttttccccccacttaaGCACAGAAACGACCAAAACAATCACTGTCAGGTGTttggaaaatatatatttagtttCCTGCCAGACTCAAAGGCTGATGTCAGAGTGAGATCTCTTGTGTTCTCCCAGATCATGTCGAGATCTGAGATTCCTGTTGTATCAAATTAACACAGTGTGGTTATTTCTGTAGACGGGATGACAAAAGAAATATCCCGGCTTTTTACAAGTCATCTGGCGCACCTCGTACATCATGTCTGCACCGGGAAAAAATGCTGACGCGTGTTAGCTCATTTCTAGAGTGTCAAATACTCACTGGTTcatgaaaaaaagggaaaaaaatcattttgcaTTCTAATTTTTTTATGAATTACAGTCATGTAAAAATGCTTTTCACATTACTCTTTGCAGtcttgtgaagaaaaaaaaaaaaaactaaacacaccTTCCATAAGAATTAAGTGGGTCAGGAACAGCTGGGTGCTGCTATTCAAATGCACTTAACAGATCAGTAACAAGTTTTGTCAGTTTGCTTGTCTGgaggattcaggtgtgtgtttgcacaatcCTAGCAAATTCCCCACCCCCACCTACCACCACCACAACAACAATGCTCAAAGAAAGTAAGCAAAACCCAAACAAGCGCTACATTTTGGTTTGCAGGCCTCAGTTAGTATGTCACGTTagcagaaaaagactgaacaagtttgGCATGATTTGGAAGGGCTGCCAGGAGAAAGTCTCTCTCTAAagctttgcaaatttgcatctgaacaaaccacaagacttctggatcAAAGTGTAGATGTTTGGCTGTAATGCACAGTGCCTgttcagcaaaaacaaaatgcaacaaCAGGACAGTAATCCCAACCACAAAGGTAACTCTACAACAGAATGAGTGAGGTGGGGGAAAGGAATGAAGGCGTTGCAATGGCCCAAAGTTCAGACCTCagcctgattgaaatgctgtgacAGGACCTCAGGAGAGCGTCACAAacaaatgcccacaaacctcaatgaactgaagtgtGGGTGAAACCCCCCTCCCACAACGGTGTGAGAGACTTCGGGCTATTTCTGCTACAACCTTGTTAATCATAGTGTGCTTAGCTTTTTACAGGGCTGCgtagagtcctgtgaaaactgaAAACGCTTTCAGACAATATCCAATGAATAATTGAGTTGTAACAcattgatttgatgtttttggtAAAGCTGATGAGTAAATGAAATGAGATAAATTAGTTAAAACTTTGAGCCGTTTCCACATATGCACTTCAGTTTCTGTAGAATCAGCTCAGGAATATTTCTACAGatatttttctcacatgtcACATGGCAGAATTTATGCACGCTATACCAGTGAATGTACTTCACTATTAGCCATGCTATTCACACATCTACTCAATCCAGCATGGATTTCATGCAGGTTTTGTTTTAGGGAGCTAGTAGCTGTTGGATGAGCCGGCTAATGTCTGATGTGACAGCATCAGAACATTTTCCCCGTACATTTCTGTTAAGAGAGGTCTTGGAAAGTTCTGGTGCACGTGTGGGAATGGCTGTATCAGATTTATTAGCAACACCAAAACTTCCTcagtacataaataaaatgaaaaatacggTAAATAAAAGTGATGTGCAGTATGTAATGAAACTGGAACCTTCCCCTTTGCCAGTGCTTGTTTCAGCATGTGGTTACATGCGCTCTGCTGTATGTGGATTAAGATTATTTGATATTGCTGATATCCTAATTTCTTATGAATCTATCAAATACATCAGGAGCTTTGTTATTTCGCCCAGCACATCTGTAACAGCTGAACATGTTGTTACTGCTCCGGATGATCATTTCTATTGAAAAATCTTCAAGCCATCTGTTTTGAAAACTGCTACTTTTTGCTTGCACAGTTTGCTGAGTAAATGTGTCGTTCTCTGTTCCTCTCACGGCAGATCACTCGGTGTCTCAGCCAATCATGGTGTCCCGTCGGCCAGGGCAAGGTTTCCATGGCGGTGGTGAAGTCGGGGTGGGCTCTGTGATGTCTCCACGGTCTGAGAGCGGAGGGCTCGGGGTTAGCATGGTAGAGTACGTTCTGTCCTCCTCACCGGCTGACAAACTGGATTCCTGTCTTCGAAAAGGACCCTATGTAAGTGTCATTACTCAAACACTTCTGTTTCCCTGATCATGCTAACTGTAACTGCCACACACGCCCATTGTGTCATTTTCTCCCACTGACAACGTGTAGTTTTTGTCAGTGTCACTTTGTCCTTCCTGCGCCTTCCTCTGTGTGTACAGCAGAGGAGCAACACTGTGCATCTGGTCTCATTGTATCATTTTCTCTCCGTCACACAGGGTCAGAGggatggagaggtggaggaggaaaagagggagaAGCCAAAGACGACGTTTGAGGGAGAGAAACTAAAAGAGTTAACGGAAGGTGAATCTGATGTGATCAGCGATGTCATCAACCCGAATGGGCTGCCTGTACAGAACGGCCTCGACGTGGACGTCAAAGAGTTTGGGTAAAAATCTGCGTGACACAAGaggacacacacccacaccttAGAGAAATGATTGGTACCCTTTAGATATTAACCGAACCTCTGCTCCATGCAGTCGCCCCCCGGGCAGCATGCCGGCTCCCGGCCCAGAGGGTGATCTGCTGGGTGGTCCCGGGGGCGTAGGGCCTGAGGGTTTGACACCCCTGGGAGGTGGCGGAGTTCCCAAACCTCCTGATGACTTTTCTGGCGTGGAACAAGGTGGTGTTACCATGGACCCCATGGAGTCTGTGATGGAGCCGCTTCAGTTTGACTACAATTCTCAGATGCCCATGGACTCTGCACCCACTGTGGGCCTATTTGATTACACTAACCAGCAGCAGGTAAGATCACCAGACAGAGGAGTTATTTAGCGTGTGTTAACAGCACTCAGCTCACCTATGGTTCACCTTTCTTCATGCtgtttgcagctgtttcagAGAAACAATGCCCTAGCAGTGCAGCAGTTAACAGCAGCCCAGCAACAGCAGTACGCACTGGCAGCCGCACAGCAGCCTCACATTGGTAAGTGTGTCTGTCTAAACTGCATGTCAGATGGTTGTATGGCTTCACGCACGCATTATCTTTGAACtacccaaaaacaaacagtcacaTGCATTTCATGATGATTGGCCAGCTTCTTCTTCTGGTATATTTGTATTCGTAGCACAGGGTTTCCACTAATGTTTGCAAAGCTTGACCCCCCGGCTCGGTGTATAGACTggctgtttttattgtttgtctttcagtttaaaataaaataatgcctTAAAGATTGAGATTTGATTAGTAAATATGACATCCTTGCGAGTCTCTTAAGTAGTTATGCCATAGCTTCACAACAAGTCCTGTGATTTTCCTTCATGTATTATGTAAAGCCCTTTTGCCCTGGTCCACCTTTACCCTCCTTGTGTTTTCCAGGTCTGGCTCCAGCATTTGTGCCCAATCCTTACATCATCAGTGCTGCGCCGCCAGGGACAGACCCATACGCAGCGGGCCTAGCAGCAGCAGCTACACTCGGTGAGACGTTCTTCTTTTTAGACGCGCTGTCACCTCCGTTTAGATTTCTgttaaatgcaaaacaaaaatgtaattttcataTGTTGATCCATAAATATGGACACTGTTGCCATATCTCAAAGCTACTTTGTGTATCTCTTTGTGTCTAGGTCCAGCAGTGATGCCCCCCCAGTACTACGGTGTGACCCCCTGGGGTGTCTATCCAGCCAACCTTTTCCAGCAGCAGGCTGCTGCAGCCAACAGTTCAGCCAATCAGCAGGCAGCAGGCCAGGGCCAGCAGAACCAACAGCAGGTCAGTTGACTGTCCGACAGAAAACTGACACACGGGCTCCCACCGGCTCAAAATATTTCTGTGAGCGCTCGTCTCTCATGCCAgtttaaaaagtgcatttagACAAAGACCTCTTCATTGATTATTAAATGATTATAAGCAAATCAGGGAACTGCTACTTGTTCTTCTCCCATTTGTGCGGTTGAGCTTTGTTTCTTATTCTACACGGAACAAATTCAGAATTTTGCTTTTCTTACTTTCTAAAGGTGATGCGTGCTGGAGGAAATCAGCGACCTTTGACCCCTAGCCAAGGGCAACAGGGTCAGCAAAATGACCAGctggtggcagcagcagcagtcaacTCAGCCCTCGCCTTTGGGCAGGGGTTAGCAGCAGGAGTACCCGGTGAGTGCAAAACTATAAACAGCTCAGTTATGCGTTACTGCCGCCCGTCATCTATATGAAAGAAACATGTCAAAATCTTCTTTCTCAGGGTATCCAGTATTGGCGCCCGCAGCCTACTATGATCAGACAGGGGCCCTGGTGGTCAACACGGGAGCCAGGAGTGGCCCCGTCCGCCTCATGGCCCCCGCCTCCGTCATCATATCGCCTTCTGCAGCACAAGCAGGTAAACTAGCAGCTCACTTGGAGCGTGTGGTCAGAAGCCCAGCCTGCCTCTGTTGCAATAAACGAGACTGTCATGCACACAAAACAGCAGATTACATATTGTGGCCTTTAACAACATGTTCTAAATGTCCCATCTAACCAGAGCACGCAATTATGGGATTGTGACTATGTACTTTCAAGTCTGGACTTAGATTTGCACAAGGAGTTCCCATGAGGGAGTGTTACTGAGTTTTAAAAAGCAAGGTTTACGTCACTGATGGAGGTGATTGAAAGCATTGTTAGGGAAGTAAAAGAAATCAATCTTACGATTATCTTCAACGACGCGTTTACTTAACACAATATAAATTTTTTGTTGCTTTATGAGATGATTGACTTGGATTGTTTCCCGTCTCCAGTtgctgctgcagcagcctcTGCTGGTGGTGCCAACGGCGGTCTTGGTGGCGGGGCTAACGGTCCTTTCCGTGCCATGACATCCCAGCAGCCTCAGCAGCAGGGTGGCCCCGGTGGCGCTCTGGGAGGAAGTTCCTTCTACGGATCCTCGTCCCTTAGCTCCTCTTCCCAGAGCTCCTCTCTGTTCTCACAAggctctgcccagcctggaccAGGGTCTGCCTCCTTGGGCTTCAGCCAGCAAGCCTCATCCTCTCTCGGTGCCACTCTGGGGGCCACGCTGGGAGGGTTTGGCACTGCAGGTGGGAATGCACTCTTTCCACATGATATCTTTGGTTCTTTTGTggtcttttaaaataaatctaaGTGACTTGCCaatcaatgttccctctaagctgcgcgcgtgcgcaattgcacagaaaatctgcgttgcgcataGAAacaaaatctaacctgaattgaaattaaaatgaatactttaacaattctgttttgcagtgttagtcagtaagtgactggctgctcccgtatgggattagaacgatgccaccttatcccatagtccagccaatgatgcgattcacattcgtatatacacAGCTAATCAGCGTCGtcgacaggctatgacagcgtccttatgtgccgacaccggtgttttagctagcaaagcggcgtggctgatgtggagtgaagccacgttaataacaacgtgtacaaccattggagatgtgagcaggacagacgaacaattgatggaaaaagtgtgaactttataccagtttttaaattatgttgATAGGCcgcgtaaaaccagagttatgataaaaatttctgcagtgtttttttttttttcctgaatactatcgttgtttatatttactgcgggaagaaacggtaaaaactgcgttttataaggaaaatgttcgaaagcactctccgcctgtgagcaaaaccaaaataccccaccctttcctattggtggaaaaatgtagcATGTCgatcaatcaaaaaatgatatggtaACGTGGCATCTAGTTGTTTAGAaaggggggaagttttaggagtgacagcgGTGTtctgagatgtgagagatttgcaaagtttagcgtgtttggagtctaaagttagtgtgttgtcttgtgtagttagtgtgtagtgtagtcaatagttttgttgtgtgtgtcagaacaatgaggcgactgctgaatgttacaggtgttacaggagtgatacatctgctgttgtcaggcctgcaggtatcagactgttgttctcctttatagtggaaagaaattattttttggagtggcacaaataatttgtgtggcatcaaatttgatgcagaacagctgattgttctgtaaatagtttgaaatgtttatttaaaaaaacgccttggctacAGTTTTAGGTAAACGGCTACAAAAAACGTTGTTGTTTgcgtaactcagttacttttttaaagaagtaactatataattaattgcccagcattgtatcattatatactgtattttgcagacagagagttacaggactctctcccagaccacagactcataatacaagtcagagctttataaaagagagagagagagaaagttttgttttcaaaattggagttcaagttatttttactcccaatagtgttaacatgctacacaggtcatgaacaagatttgtttacattttcattgtaagtgggctaaagcagttaattaaaagtagtctaacataaatgtaaatgctgtaatttgattattttaataaaccatgtaactttggatggattcgatgctggcgtgaccacagtgcacacgtctgctgttgctcacagtggtccaagggaccgctcagggagtttgtgtgttcgctcagacacatgaaaaattagagggaacattgttgCCAATGTATAATGTAGCTGTGAGTAGTTAAACTGAATAACAGTTACTGATAAATACAAACAGATAACCTGATTGAATTCATATCTTTGTCTCCCTCTAGTGGCCAACTCGAGTGGTGGCAGTGGCTCAAGACGGGACTCATTGACAGGCAACAGCGATTTGTATAAACGCACACCTTCCAGCCTCACCCCGATTGGTCATGGAGGATTTTACAACGGCACCCTGGGCTTCAGTCCATCCCCTGGCCCTGTGGGCATGCCTTTACCCAACCAGGGGCCTTCCCATTCCCTCACACCTCCACCCTCCCTGTCCAATCACAGCTCCTCATCCAACCTCAATCTTGGTAAGCATCTTTTCTCTGGATGTTGTGTTAATTAGGAGTGCTGCTGGTTTATAATGATGTTTTATCAGTTGATGGTTTCTTTACTTAACTTACCAgaactttttttaaagctttacaataatgtaaacaaatatGCATCATTTAGAGTTTATTCTAGTAAAAGATGTGTCTGGCTTAATTGAGAAGCGGCCGTTGTTCAGTTTTCCAAACTAACAAATGGAGCTGAAGATTTGTACGGCAGCATGTTTTGAGGGACTAATTATAAATTGTGtcgcagtgttttgttttgcgtgATTGACAGTCGGCAGAGTGAATTTTAATGCAAATCAGTGTTGATGGAATGATAATTAAACAAACTGACAGTCAGGGCGAGGCTTCATTATGACTCGGATGGATTACCTAGCTGTGGCATATTCATTCACATGCATCAGATTTGTCATTCTGTACAGATTCAACCAATCAGAAAgaacttctttgtttttgtttttgttttttttcaaaggAAGGAAACAAGCGTGCACTGACATGCTCAGCTAGACACCAAGTTTATCTAAGAACACAGGTTTTTGAGTAGTAATATCTACTGCTCAACTTCAAGGATTAATTCCATATGTTTTCAGCTAATTCTGTGTCAGACAGGCTGAATGATGTTCATTGTATAACTTGCGTTTACTGTTGTAGTACCTATTGGTACTTATTTGTGTGTGATGTATTTTTAGGTTCATATTCTCTTCATTTGACTTTGTGACAGTCCCCTTTCTCTCTGACGCCTCAGGAGGCCTGACCAATGGCAGTGGGCGTTTCATCTCCGCAGCTCCAGGAGCCGAGGCCAAGTACCGCAACGCCGCCAGCTCGGGCTCCTCCCTCTTTTCCCCCAGCAGCCAGCTCTTCCCATCATCACGGCTACGTTACGGCATGTCGGACGTGATGCCATCAGGCCGGAGCCGCCTGCTCGAGGACTTCAGGAACAACCGCTATCCCAACCTGCAGCTCCGAGACATCGCCGGCCACATCATGGAGTTCAGCCAGGATCAGCACGGCAGCAGGTACGTGTGGGCAGTTACCTCCAGTATAAAATAACACCTTTGAATTCCCCCGAAAGTCTGTCCCATGAGTAATGGCAGTCAGTTGGAGGCCCCAATAACTGCAGGTTAATAGGATACCACACAACAAGTATGTGACAGGATGTGTTACTGTGAAACGTCAACTTTTAGGCGTACCACTAGTGCCAGTTAAGTTGTAATGAAAAAGTAGACACAAAAAGTAAAGTCTGTCTGTGGCTGCGACTAATGATGTGCTGCACGATTAATATACCAGCCGCTTTAGCAATTAATCGTTCGCGGTGGGTGTTTGTAGACTCTGAAGCCTCCAGACTGTTCATTTTGTATTACCAGCAGTTTAAACACACCAAATCATCGCTTGTGCTTGAATTTCAAGTAATAACTTGCAAATTTATCAGGCCATTGAGTCTATTTGTCTTTAGACACATTAACTTATACAGAGAATTTTTAGTAGACAGGACAATGAAGACTGGAGAGAGAAGTGGGACGAGGTCGTGGGTTTAGCACAGGGGGAGGTCACCTTCTCAGCCAGGTGAGCTGTAGCAGTGCCCATCGATAATGTACTTGCATGGCAGGTTTATTTCTCACATATTGATCTCTGACAGTTGGTGTGTGACTGAAGAGTCCTTTTCAAGAGCAAAATTTACAAAGTGCTTTTCAATACAGAGTAATTAGAATTAAAATGGTATAAAtcgattaaaataaataaagccacGTCTGAAACGGTGCATCCTAAGCTTCTGTTAAAGTAAAGGTATTAACAGTGTCAACAGATCTTAGGTCACTGGATCTATGTACAGCCAACATGATTGTAGTGGTTCACTGATGTATGGAGACATTTGAACGTGTTGTGCTATGAAGTGATCACCAGATTTTTAAATTGAACCCTAAACTTTATGAGGAGCCAGTGTAAGGAAGACAAAATTGGCGATTAAGCTCTTTAATTTCATGAAGTAACCTCTATATTAAACATTGATACTGACAGAAAAGTGTTGTCACTGAACCATCACTGCCCGACACTGTGACGCAGTCCAGACATGTGCAGACTTTTCTGCTGAAGTCATCTGTGAACATATCAACATGCCCGATCTGCACGTCCCAGACAATTTCTTTCCACCATCTCAGtctgttttatctctctcctcGCCGGGCATCCATCTCTTCACCTCACAGGCTGCTCACTTCCTTCAGCTCCCTCTTTGGACCGTCTCCACTCCGACTGTCCCTCAGGTTAAAGAAACTGGAGCACTTCTCTCTCAGTTCTGTCTCAGGACATCTGTCTCGCTTTATTGCTCTGACGTGTTTGTCTTCATCTCCAGTTTCATCTAAACTTTGTAAATCCCCTTTATGCACTTGGTTGATTTTATGAGAAGAGTCTGTGTATTTTCTCATGAGGCTTGTATACATTGCagacaggaaaaagaagaaggggggaaaaacagaacaaaagatgTTTGTTGAACTTAATTTAAAAgatatacttttattcatccTCGTTCTCTTTTAAAGGTTTATCCAGTTGAAATTGGAGCGAGCCAGTTCAGCAGAGCGCCAGCTCGTCTTCAGCGAGATCCTGCAGGCGGCCTACCAGCTCATGGTGGATGTTTTTGGGAATTACGTCATCCAGAAGTTCTTTGAGGTGTGTGTGCAGTTGATGCTGTGCTGCGTGTGCCTTTGAAACACCAACGTTAAATTTATGGGAAAGTCTCAGTCGATTATTCTTCAGAACCACGCCTAGCTTTAATAGCTTCTGTAGCCTGTCTGATTTTGCTTACATGTGTGGTGTTGCATATTGTCAAAAGGATTAGAGGCTCATTTTGTTTGTGCGTTTCAGTTTGGCAGCCTGGACCAGAAGCTGGCTCTCGCTGAGAGAATCCGAGGTCACGTGCTGTCTCTGGCCCTGCAGATGTACGGCTGCAGGGTCATTCAGAAAGCTCTGGAGTTCATCCCCTCGGATCAGCAGGTTATTGTAAGTACACTTGTGAGCGTGTAAACATGACCCTAAATAAATCTATCCTGTCACAACTCTGCTGCGCTTGGATTTCTGTTGAAGGCGGGGGGGAAAAGGGGGAAATATCCTAGTGTCCCAATTTGTTAGCACATCTATTATCCACGTGCTGATAATTCAGCTGTGAGTGAGAGCACATTGCTCATAGATAACACATTTCTATTTATACAGCAGAATGCAGCATCGATGAAGAGGTACGCTGAGCTTTTATGTTGGCGCTCCCTTGTGAAACAGCAGGCTCCTTGTATGCACTCTATCATCAGCGTTGAATGAAACTAAAGACGCCACAGTTTATATGCAAATGTAAACTGGTGCTATTCAGATAAAGCTAGAGGAATATCAACAGGAAATAATTTAGTTTGAAGTCAGTGTTTTAGGATAgggtctctctgtgtgtgtatgtgaggaaGTAAGTTATCCATCTTTGCTTAATAGACCCCAATAGATTCCTGCAGGGCATCTGTTAAAAGCCCAGTGTTATTTGTCTGGCTGTGAGCTGCAATGAAAAATGAAGGAGAGGCTGAAAAATGCCATCAGGCAATATTTGATTTCTCACAAACAATTACTGTCCCTCTCCTCACTCCGCCTCCCCTCTGtccctctcttcttcttcttcgtctcTGCAGAGCGAGATGGTGCGGGAGCTGGACGGCCACGTGCTGAAGTGCGTAAAGGACCAGAATGGTAACCATGTGGTGCAGAAGTGTATCGAATGTGTCCAGCCTCACGCGCTGCACTTCATCATCGAAGCCTTTAAGGGACAGGTCGGTctgcacaaaaaaatatttccacATTCAGTCACTGTAGCACGCCAGCGCATGGCTGACATCCACACACACTCGCTGCTGCTGCCTGAAGGCAGCGAGCATATTGTCACCGCCAAAGCACATAGACACACATGCtcaggccttttttttttctttcttttttttttcttctcagggACAGGGTATGTTGCCTTGGCAACAGAAACCTCAGCCCAGTGGCGACAGCCATCTTCTACCTACCTACAAGCTAAATGTTACATTAGCATAAAGTGTTAAAATAAAGATTGTGTGTTCGTGCATCATCCTTTTGTTGTCTACACATGAAAGGTTTCTCGACTCGGCGCTCTGACAGTAAATGTTACCACCGTGTGAGTGTTTTGCTTCTCGAGCATTTGCATGTTGTGTAACGGCACGTCTCGTACCCGGTGGCTCAGATTTGTTTGTGTAGCTGAAAGCATGTCAGGAATCTGTGTTTCACCTTCCCTGCAGGGGTGGGCCGGGTATGCAAAAGTATGCCTCTGATAATTCGAGGCGCTTTGTACACCATAAGTGAAAACAGTTTGAGTTCATCTCACCTCACTGAGCTTGAGTTGATATGCGATTGTGAGCGGAATGACTAAAAATGTGCAACTACACGCGTCTCTCAGGTCTTCGCCCTCTCCACTCACCCTTACGGCTGCCGAGTGATCCAGCGCATTCTCGAACACTGCCTCCCCGAGCAGACGCTGCCCATATTGG is a window of Maylandia zebra isolate NMK-2024a linkage group LG22, Mzebra_GT3a, whole genome shotgun sequence DNA encoding:
- the pum1 gene encoding pumilio homolog 1 isoform X5 — protein: MSSVCVLKRKAVLWQDSFSPHHRSTSPSMPVVLSSGGHAPPTGQTPQATPPSQQGVAGAGRSQDDAMVDYFFQRQHGEQPGKHRWPTGDNIHDSQVRSMDELNHDFQALALEGRAMGELLTGKKFWETDDSGKDGPKGIFLDQWRDSAWGASDHSVSQPIMVSRRPGQGFHGGGEVGVGSVMSPRSESGGLGVSMVEYVLSSSPADKLDSCLRKGPYGQRDGEVEEEKREKPKTTFEGEKLKELTEGESDVISDVINPNGLPVQNGLDVDVKEFGRPPGSMPAPGPEGDLLGGPGGVGPEGLTPLGGGGVPKPPDDFSGVEQGGVTMDPMESVMEPLQFDYNSQMPMDSAPTVGLFDYTNQQQLFQRNNALAVQQLTAAQQQQYALAAAQQPHIGLAPAFVPNPYIISAAPPGTDPYAAGLAAAATLGPAVMPPQYYGVTPWGVYPANLFQQQAAAANSSANQQAAGQGQQNQQQVMRAGGNQRPLTPSQGQQGQQNDQLVAAAAVNSALAFGQGLAAGVPGYPVLAPAAYYDQTGALVVNTGARSGPVRLMAPASVIISPSAAQAVAAAAASAGGANGGLGGGANGPFRAMTSQQPQQQGGPGGALGGSSFYGSSSLSSSSQSSSLFSQGSAQPGPGSASLGFSQQASSSLGATLGATLGGFGTAVANSSGGSGSRRDSLTGNSDLYKRTPSSLTPIGHGGFYNGTLGFSPSPGPVGMPLPNQGPSHSLTPPPSLSNHSSSSNLNLGGLTNGSGRFISAAPGAEAKYRNAASSGSSLFSPSSQLFPSSRLRYGMSDVMPSGRSRLLEDFRNNRYPNLQLRDIAGHIMEFSQDQHGSRFIQLKLERASSAERQLVFSEILQAAYQLMVDVFGNYVIQKFFEFGSLDQKLALAERIRGHVLSLALQMYGCRVIQKALEFIPSDQQVISEMVRELDGHVLKCVKDQNGNHVVQKCIECVQPHALHFIIEAFKGQVFALSTHPYGCRVIQRILEHCLPEQTLPILEELHQHTEQLVQDQYGNYVIQHVLEHGRAEDKSKIVAEIRGNVLGLSQHKFASNVVEKCVTHASRAERAVLIDEVCSLTEGPHSALYTMMKDQYANYVVQKMIDVAEPTQRKIVMHKIRPHISTLRKYTYGKHILAKLEKYYMKNGVDLGPLCGPPNGIM